The window ACATTTTCCCTAGATGTATACATCATATTTTAGAATACTCTAAACCCTTACttatggaagagagagagagagagagagaacgctCCTTCCATTGATAAGAGGTCCAAAACCTATGAAGACCTATGAAGACAAGACAGCAAGATTCTAGGCAAAAAGGGTTTACAAGATCTAAAACTAAATATTATTTTCTGCACACAATCAATAGGGAAAGAAGCCAACTCTAGTCCACATTGTTTCTGAGCCAAAACAGAGCTCAAAATTCCATTTGTtcaataaataaagggaaatttacattcACCTCCCCTCATATTtcgtttattacaaataaatccACCCAACCTAATACAGTGAGTggtgttagttttgaaattaaaaagactattttacccttcagaTATCTTCACCTAAAACATCCTAATTCAATGACCATTTTACCTTTATTACATTTACACTCTAAAATCCCATACTTGGTCTTGACTCTTGAACCCTATTCGTTGCCCCCTTCAACTTTGCTTTCTCTGTTCACAGCGATCGACGAGTTTAGGGAGAAGGGGTTGATTGGTGAAGGCGATGATGGAAAAACCATAGAGGACACGAGAACCCTTAAGCCAAACCCTTCTTCCCTAGACTCTCGAAACCGATCCTCTCCTCTAACTCTCCCAGTAGTGCTTTGGTCAGATATTCTCCCAACGGGCCAAAGCATCGGCGCTAGGGCCACGACCATCCAACCTTAAGCCAAACCCTTCTCGCCTAAGTCATTGACCATTTATTTTGAATGCTTGATTCAATATGGGAGACTGATACCTTAACAAATCTCATCGAGAAGAAGAACAATAAAATCCAAATGGAGGAGACCCACTGAACCCAGCAGCCAATAGGAGGAATGAAAGGACCTAACATGTTCTCGCTGGTCATTGCTTGGCTGCTTGAGGATTCGGATTCCAGGTACTGTTGACTTGCTATTGTCTTGCCACCGGCCGTTGCTGTTGATGGTCGTGGCCCTAGCACCGATGCTCTGGAGGGGCAGATTATAAATTAAGGGAAGAGCAACTGAGGGTGGTTTCTTTcctaaaatttcaattccaaaacTGAAGAAGAAGGGTTTTGTATTCTTTTAATCTATTGTGCGGAGATAGTTGATGAGTATGTGTGGCTAACGAGAGTTGATTAGATTTTGTTCCAGACCTCAGGTGTAAGAGTGAGGGATTTGATTACAGGAAGAAGATTGAGGAAAAGGGTCTTACAAATTACAAATTccaaaagtgagagagagagagagagagagagagagagagaagtatcGGCATTGGCCTCAATTGATACTTGTAATGATTTTACAAATATGTTAtgagaatagaaaaagaaatgtttttGCTTCCGCATTGTGTTCTTGTAGAACATTTTGGACCGGGGTCCATTCTTCGAGAGGAAAATGTCACCCCAAGTTTGCCAAACGCAATACCACTTCAAAAGTATTCCTCCGGAATAAATAATCATCAGAATCACTCCCAAGAAAAGTTACCAAACAGGGCCAAAATGTAGATTGATTGTGGTTACTGGTTAGAGAAACCAACGATATAAACTGTCAAGGCTCATGTCCCTATTATCCCAGCATATTTGGGATGGGACCCATGCCAGCTTGCGTTAGAAAAGATGCTGCCAAAAAATGGTTGTAAACCATGAATGTGAGGTGAGGGACCTTCCAAGCTCTAAGATGCAGTGAGGTGAGAGACCTCGTGTGTGAGATGCCCAAGGGAAGAGTGAGACTCGACTCatcctatcttcttcttccccttcaatccttttgtttctatatttttatattcTGCTGGAAGAACCCTAGAAGACTGTACAATTGAGTGACAGATATCAAAATATTGGAGGGTACATTCCACTTACTCTGCGGCATCTTTTCTGTTCAGGTGTTCACAGATCCTATCAGCAGCCTAATGTTGGGTCTTTCTAATTTTCCTACTGCTGGATTCATGTGTTGAAACCTACTGTTTTGATTTAAGTCTAGCAACTGGCAGCACCTGTGATCCTATTGTGGAATTATTTCCTAGTTATCTAACTGGGAATTGGTTCTACATTACTTTGTCTCCTAAAATTTGAAAGATTCATCTCTTCATATTCAGAAAACTATATAAATAGGGGGAGGGAGAGGTAAGAGTGCATACAATTGTGAATTCTCAATCATCAAACTTAACTACTCCCTTGTTTCCACTCTTATTGTTTCTAACATTACAATTCCTTAGATTCTGATTTCGACTAGATACACTAGCCCAGAGTAGTTATCAGAAGCATTTATCGTTTCTTATTACAAAGAATAATTGATTGCACGCCATCAAAGCTCCAAATTTTGCACCCATTAGACCTAAAGGCTGAGGTAGTCAAGCTGTTTATGTAAGCAAACAGCTTCCAGTATGAACTGTCAAAGATTAGAGTCATTAAGAAAGTGGACAATGCCTCCAGTATAGAAAAGGAGAGAATGAGGAAATGGAGGATATGTTCCATATTACATGAACACATAAAATAGACCTGTGAAGAAATAATGCTAAATATTAGGTACTTAGTTGTAAGATTCAGTCTAAGGTGCCTGCCCATGAGTAAAATCACCCAATTATTTGTGCTCCTTCAACACACTCCGATCGAAAGATGGCATAGCCATGTAGAAACAGCCAAACTGAGACATCAACACATACAATCCCGGCATTCAAAATGTCAAAACTTATTATTACCATAGTTCTGCCAAGTAAGGGAACTCCCAATTGATTAAACATTTCCTTGAAGCTGAAAATCAATAACAAAATCTTCCTCTCCTTATAATCTAAGACCATGTCTCCTCTGATGATGGCCAGCCTATACAGAAACAGGAAAAGCATCCCTGATTGATTTTTCTGTGCAATGTTCTACTGTGACAACTTATAATTGATcacattttctttatttccttcaACTATTATTTCatacaaataagaaaaaaaaatcatgttctaTTAGCTTATCTGAGTGGATTATAGTGATTTTATGCAGTTTCATGAACTAATTATTTCACAAAGTTTCTAGTAATTTATGGCATAATTACATTAGACCAACACTGAGACAACTATCAATTTCCAAATAACAtagctggaatccatgaatacgaaattgaaaataaactgGAAGCATTAACAGCTAGAAATGTTGTAACTACACAAACTTAATCAGGATTAAGACTTACAGATGGGTTTTCAATTCTTTATTACGCAAAATAACTGTAGTTCATACAGTAGGACTATACCTTCATATTTTTGTGCATTTGAAGAGAATGCATACTTTGCAAGGTGTTAGAATTACCTAATCGAATTCTCTCCCTGAAGGATAGTAAAGTTCAGAGAGAGTGGTTAATGGATAACATGACAGTAAGAAGTTATAACATATAAGTACGTgcaaaatttataaataaatggaCAAAAACATACAAATATTTCTCTTTGAGATCACTCCATTTTGCAGGATTTTCTTCCAATTGCTTTACTTGCCCAATGGCTCCAATCAGTCTATCTTTACTTCCTTCAGTTGCACTAACTTGAATACTTTGAGACTGTACAGAAAAATACAATGATCCATTGTAAATGTTACattaaagtatgaaaatctatattatatttgaaatgGACTTGCCTTGGGTTCCTCTCCTGGAACTGGTGGCTTAAGAAGAACACACCCAAGCCCTATCTCATCAGAAGACTGTGGATCTTCCCTTTTAAAAATAAGCACCTCTTCTGGAGATCGAGATGGGCAGAGTGATTCTTGCTCTTGTAGAATCCGAAAGAGGTCCCTTCTGAGCTTTTCAACAGTTGATGGGCGGCCACGCATCCTCTTAGGAATTTTGAAGTTCGAAAAATCTGACCTTACTGAACAAAAGATAAGTAGAAATGAGGAAAAgtatttcataatttatttCTTCACAAGGTCATTGGTAAAAAATATGTGGCCCTTGATTTCTTCAGTACTTGGgcctcatttttcttttttctttgggccTCATAGTTGAACTATGcatatttaaaaaattctaaGCCTTGAACAGAAACAGAAGTACATATTTGTAGAGGTTCAAGGAAaacagatttaaaaaaaaaaaaaaggttccacATTGGAACATCTTATAATTAATAGGAAGATagcttacaaaaaaaaataataataataatcatataAAAAGGAACTTATAAATGGATGCTGACAAATGAACTTGTTCCAAGGAATAGCATTTGCTTGAACTCTGTATAATTCGAAAATGTCCCAGACAAAGACAGACATGTTTCTggaaaaaatcatatttatgaAACACATTGATATATAGAGTATAAATACATTACAGTCATAAGCAACAACAAATAGTGTTTTGAGGCTACGTGGTCACTGATACATATGATAACAGTTCAAGTCTCCAAAGTAAAAGCCACATAACTGTCTTTTAAGACCAGTCTAATCTCCAGTTTATGTTTTCACTTTGATTTTGTATTACCAAACATTTACATAGTTAGGTATACCTTTCTGGTTGAGTTTCATCTGGTGGATAGGTTGCACATCACTCTGACCTATCATGCACGAAAGATAGATTAAGCTAGAAGGTGTAGGTTTCTTAGAAATGCTCCTTTGCATAATATGTGAGATAACACATTTTTCATACTCATCTGTAATTTCAACAttattttctaaaaacaaacTCAGGCCGTTTTGTCAAgtgataaattaataaatggaaAGGCCACAGGAGAGTTCCCACATTAGTTGTAGACATAGTTCAAGGGTTTCAATGCTCCTCACTGACCACATTTCAATGGCCTGTCTAGCTGGAGCTTCTACAAACTGCCCATGCCTGGTTCATCTGTTTTTGGCCCATATGGAGAAAATGACAAATCTAACATTTGGAATGGACCATGCTCAACAAACAAGATGGGTGGCAGAGGATCCTATTCTGGTTAGGGGTGTATTGAAGGCCACTCCTTGGCTGGAGATCCTTGTTTGATGCAAGGCAATGCATATGGTGCTTTACTAAACAGATAAAGAAGATCAAAAGGATTGCAAAACAATGACAATGCAAGTTCCAAGAAGAAGATGCCGTATATCTTTTCCTTCCATGTTATATATTAGAAATCATATGGAGCTACTTTCCCACCCTTCGAATTTGAGTGAAGGATTTCCAAAAACACTACACTAAGATGCTTCTACCATACCCTTTCAGAACAATAAGGGAAATTTTGGAGTTCAATCCATTTGGAAATATTTGGAGATCAAGGAAAGGAGCCTAAGGAATTTTAATGATATTGCTTATGACATGCCTCATATTCCATGAAGATTGGAAACTTAATGGTGGAGGAGTCTCTTGCACAAGCTACAAATGACTTCAAAAGGCAAACATTTCAGAGTATTGCCAATCTGTtttatgaaaaaacaagaatgaAAGCTTTGTATAGTGTCTTGGTGTTGCTTATGCTGTACATTTCATCATTACAAAAGGTGAcacttttcttgtttcttgaagCTCCTGCTTGTACTTCAGTGTTGCCTATCATTCTCCCTCCCAGAAAAGGATAGAAGCTATATCTAAATAATATTAGTCTTGCCAAGGTTCTAGATTCATCCGTTGACTACAATGAAAAAATCTTTAACCGTGCAAAGGCTATGAACAATCTTTAATTCTGAAAAGCCACCAACACTTAATTCAAACTTTTTTGTTGCTTCCATCTCTTTATTCTGAATTAATGCCAAGATACTAGAAGCAGCACTACTCACATTAATGATTTACTCATGCTTTACTGTATTCTAAATATGAGTTAAATATAGTCAGCAGAATAGCATACACTGAGCAGTAAGGATAATAACCCCCATTTTCATGTAGGAGAAAGAATTCAATCAAATTAACTACAGAATTGTTGATAATTAGCATGAAAGGAAACATGCATAGCTGATACTTCTGAGTTAGAAAACAACATCTGAGATGTACATTAATGTCTACATCGATAGGTAAAATCTTCCCCAGTAGATAAGTGAAATACTACTCATtcatggttttcttttcttgaaagAAATTTGCTTAATCTAAACAAGGTTTTCaaacaaggttttaaaacttataAAGATAACCTGAGATGTTAGTTCCATCTGTGGCCCTTAACTGACCCCAACTCTCAGGGCATGATATCACAGACACAGAACTTGATCTTTTGCTTGAATCTTCATAACCCGTCAGAAAGAGGTCAGATTTTCCAAAGCTGTTCCGATTTTCCATCTATTTTTTACTAGGTACTTTTAGGTGAAAGTTCTTTTGGTTGGTCCTAAACAGTTCTCTACCTTCTTCAGTATTCTTGGAGCCTTGAATGTCGACATAATTGAAGGCCTGGGCATGTAAGGGAATATAGCGTGCCAGACTGCCCTTTACCCTCCATCTCGACCCACATGCATTGCACAACACTGGTTTCCTTGCCGGGCCATTCCTCCAAAGTGGAGTGCCTGAGTCATTATGAAATCTAATATTAGatctaaataaaagaaaacatttctaagacaaatatattttgaaGTGTCAGTCTGCCAAGACCGTTCACGACACTGAAGAAACTAAGTGGTAGTTATTGTTAGCAAGTCATGAACCTACACCATTTCAGTAAATGTAGGCGGGGCTATGGAGAATTCAGAATTTGATACTTCAGGAAGTTCCTTGCTGTGCCATGAATCAATGACACACAAGTTCCAGCACAAAAAGGCAGCAGAATTAATTTAGCAGTTGACTTCAAGGTTGAATTTCACATTGTATGATCATTCTTGCTTTCTCATGATACagttaaaaaatatcaaaggaGGGCAGAATCAATTCTAGAGGCTTAGCAATGCCCAAGTGACAACCTCGGTTTCTCGTTTACTCTTCTTTTCCTTAACTACCATGCAAGATAGTTAACATAATGCTTTTCTCAGTTTACAACTACTATGAAATATCATTTCCAAAAATAATATCAACGTGATTCACAAATCAGTAAGAACACTGTGAGATACAAAGATATCAACTCATAAAAGAACTAATAGAAAAAGGTTGCATGTCTTTCAATGGTACTGCTCACTCTAATTGCAGTACAAGAATAATACAAAGTCAACAAGAAAACACAATTGATTTTTGATATAAATTCCAGAaggcaatatttttttttctctcttactgCAGTATACCATGATGCTGTATAATGTATATACATCAGCAAGAAATGCTAAATAATGTTGAAACTATTCATGATTTCaaggagaaataaataaatgaatatatatatatatacatacatacatattttGCTAAAGGTCAGTATGAAGGtggttggggggagggggatacTACTTGTGGAATTGAGGCTAGAGATCAAGACCTCAGGAGGCCTAAGCGCCTACCGTACTAGCCCATTCCAGCTGAGAACATTCAAATCAATAcccattcaaaaataaatataaataaataaaaaggaataaGGAAGAAAATTGAGAATATATAAAAATTAAGGCACAGAGAATACAGTTCTCACACACAATTTAGGCCGATCAACAGTTTATACAAGACCAGTTTAGAATCCAAGTTAACACATTATCAGAATCATAATGGTTTTATATATGGGAAGAGTAGAAAATTCAAACCaacaggaaaggaaaaaaaaaatgtatagatTTTATTTGTataatagagaagaagaaac is drawn from Macadamia integrifolia cultivar HAES 741 chromosome 7, SCU_Mint_v3, whole genome shotgun sequence and contains these coding sequences:
- the LOC122083870 gene encoding GATA transcription factor 27-like isoform X1 yields the protein MVLLNFLQYSNFVKEGEVLLGSLSYLYRLSFLGWFHCSVVWNLEFFFFFGGGGLLSKVKQTGMRRKGPCRHCGIASTPLWRNGPARKPVLCNACGSRWRVKGSLARYIPLHAQAFNYVDIQGSKNTEEVRSDFSNFKIPKRMRGRPSTVEKLRRDLFRILQEQESLCPSRSPEEVLIFKREDPQSSDEIGLGCVLLKPPVPGEEPKSQSIQVSATEGSKDRLIGAIGQVKQLEENPAKWSDLKEKYLERIRLGNSNTLQSMHSLQMHKNMKPSNKESFGAQNEITSHSAFILESGISVPTDRLSKPPCLPKSEVRIVNKMSHSDSCWSKRCRN
- the LOC122083870 gene encoding uncharacterized protein LOC122083870 isoform X5 — encoded protein: MVLLNFLQYSNFVKEGEVLLGSLSYLYRLSFLGWFHCSVVWNLEFFFFFGGGGLLSKVKQTGMRRKGPCRHCGIAIRSDFSNFKIPKRMRGRPSTVEKLRRDLFRILQEQESLCPSRSPEEVLIFKREDPQSSDEIGLGCVLLKPPVPGEEPKSQSIQVSATEGSKDRLIGAIGQVKQLEENPAKWSDLKEKYLERIRLGNSNTLQSMHSLQMHKNMKPSNKESFGAQNEITSHSAFILESGISVPTDRLSKPPCLPKSEVRIVNKMSHSDSCWSKRCRN
- the LOC122083870 gene encoding GATA transcription factor 26-like isoform X7, with product MENRNSFGKSDLFLTGYEDSSKRSSSVSVISCPESWGQLRATDGTNISVRSDFSNFKIPKRMRGRPSTVEKLRRDLFRILQEQESLCPSRSPEEVLIFKREDPQSSDEIGLGCVLLKPPVPGEEPKSQSIQVSATEGSKDRLIGAIGQVKQLEENPAKWSDLKEKYLERIRLGNSNTLQSMHSLQMHKNMKPSNKESFGAQNEITSHSAFILESGISVPTDRLSKPPCLPKSEVRIVNKMSHSDSCWSKRCRN
- the LOC122083870 gene encoding GATA transcription factor 27-like isoform X3, which translates into the protein MVLLNFLQYSNFVKEGEVLLGSLSYLYRLSFLGWFHCSVVWNLEFFFFFGGGGLLSKVKQTGMRRKGPCRHCGIASTPLWRNGPARKPVLCNACGSRWRVKGSLARYIPLHAQAFNYVDIQGSKNTEEVRSDFSNFKIPKRMRGRPSTVEKLRRDLFRILQEQESLCPSRSPEEVLIFKREDPQSSDEIGLGCVLLKPPVPGEEPKSQSIQVSATEGSKDRLIGAIGQVKQLEENPAKWSDLKEKYFFGAQNEITSHSAFILESGISVPTDRLSKPPCLPKSEVRIVNKMSHSDSCWSKRCRN
- the LOC122083870 gene encoding GATA transcription factor 27-like isoform X4, which codes for MVLLNFLQYSNFVKEGEVLLGSLSYLYRLSFLGWFHCSVVWNLEFFFFFGGGGLLSKVKQTGMRRKGPCRHCGIASTPLWRNGPARKPVLCNACGSRWRVKGSLARYIPLHAQAFNYVDIQGSKNTEEVRSDFSNFKIPKRMRGRPSTVEKLRRDLFRILQEQESLCPSRSPEEVLIFKREDPQSSDEIGLGCVLLKPPVPGEEPKSQSIQVSATEGSKDRLIGAIGQVKQLEENPAKWSDLKEKYFPQTKKALEHKMRSLPTQLSFLNLESRCPLIDFQSLHVSPNLKFA
- the LOC122083870 gene encoding GATA transcription factor 27-like isoform X6, with the translated sequence MVLLNFLQYSNFVKEGEVLLGSLSYLYRLSFLGWFHCSVVWNLEFFFFFGGGGLLSKVKQTGMRRKGPCRHCGIASTPLWRNGPARKPVLCNACGSRWRVKGSLARYIPLHAQAFNYVDIQGSKNTEEVRSDFSNFKIPKRMRGRPSTVEKLRRDLFRILQEQESLCPSRSPEEVLIFKREDPQSSDEIGLGCVLLKPPVPGEEPKSQSIQVSATEGSKDRLIGAIGQVKQLEENPAKWSDLKEKYLERIRLGNSNTLQSMHSLQMHKNMKLWSTK
- the LOC122083870 gene encoding GATA transcription factor 27-like isoform X2, which gives rise to MVLLNFLQYSNFVKEGEVLLGSLSYLYRLSFLGWFHCSVVWNLEFFFFFGGGGLLSKVKQTGMRRKGPCRHCGIASTPLWRNGPARKPVLCNACGSRWRVKGSLARYIPLHAQAFNYVDIQGSKNTEEVRSDFSNFKIPKRMRGRPSTVEKLRRDLFRILQEQESLCPSRSPEEVLIFKREDPQSSDEIGLGCVLLKPPVPGEEPKSQSIQVSATEGSKDRLIGAIGQVKQLEENPAKWSDLKEKYLERIRLGNSNTLQSMHSLQMHKNMKKALEHKMRSLPTQLSFLNLESRCPLIDFQSLHVSPNLKFA